One region of Gilliamella sp. ESL0405 genomic DNA includes:
- a CDS encoding adenylosuccinate synthase: MSNNVVVLGTQWGDEGKGKVVDLLTEKAKYVVRYQGGHNAGHTLVINGEKTVLHLIPSGILHNNVISIIANGVVLCPDALMKEMKELENSGIPVKERLLISESCPLILPYHIALDQAREKARGSKAIGTTGRGIGPAYEDKVARRGLRVGDLRDRQAFAEKLKEVMEYHNFQLVNYYKAEAVDYQKVLDDTLAIADILIAMIADIPTLLEEARKKGERIMFEGAQGTLLDIDHGTYPFVTSSNTTAGGVATGSGFGPRYVGYVLGIVKAYSTRVGAGPFPTELFDDVGEYLCKQGNEFGATTGRRRRTGWLDAVAVRKAVQLNSVSGFCLTKLDVLDGLKEVKICVGYQLPNGDVIKNAPAAAEDWSLVKPVYETMQGWSESTFGVKNFDALPSAAKNYIKRIEELTDTPIDIISTGPDRSETMILRDPYQA; the protein is encoded by the coding sequence ATGAGTAATAATGTTGTTGTGCTAGGTACACAATGGGGTGATGAAGGCAAAGGTAAAGTTGTTGATTTACTCACAGAAAAAGCAAAATATGTAGTTCGTTATCAAGGTGGGCATAATGCAGGCCATACCTTAGTGATTAACGGTGAAAAAACGGTATTACATCTAATTCCTTCGGGCATTTTACATAATAATGTCATCAGCATTATTGCTAACGGGGTTGTGCTTTGCCCGGATGCATTAATGAAAGAGATGAAGGAACTGGAAAATAGCGGCATACCTGTTAAAGAAAGATTATTGATATCTGAATCATGTCCATTAATTTTGCCTTACCATATTGCACTCGATCAAGCCCGTGAAAAAGCGCGCGGCAGTAAAGCAATCGGTACAACCGGTCGTGGTATTGGTCCTGCATATGAAGATAAAGTTGCTCGTCGTGGACTTCGAGTTGGGGATTTACGTGATCGCCAAGCTTTTGCTGAAAAATTAAAAGAGGTAATGGAGTATCATAACTTCCAACTAGTTAACTACTACAAAGCCGAAGCAGTAGACTACCAAAAAGTGCTGGATGATACACTCGCTATCGCTGACATTTTAATTGCGATGATAGCTGATATACCAACGCTATTAGAAGAGGCACGCAAAAAAGGCGAAAGAATTATGTTTGAAGGTGCGCAAGGCACTTTACTTGATATTGATCATGGTACTTATCCTTTTGTTACCTCTTCAAACACAACAGCGGGTGGTGTAGCGACCGGATCAGGATTTGGTCCTCGTTACGTTGGCTATGTATTAGGTATTGTTAAAGCTTATTCTACTCGTGTTGGCGCTGGTCCTTTCCCGACAGAGTTATTTGATGATGTGGGTGAGTATCTTTGCAAACAAGGTAATGAGTTTGGGGCAACAACAGGCCGCCGTCGTCGTACCGGTTGGCTTGATGCGGTTGCAGTTCGTAAAGCTGTGCAACTCAATTCGGTTTCCGGATTTTGCTTAACTAAACTTGATGTGTTAGACGGCCTTAAAGAAGTTAAAATCTGTGTTGGTTATCAATTACCAAATGGTGATGTAATTAAAAATGCACCAGCAGCAGCGGAAGACTGGAGCCTGGTAAAACCTGTTTATGAAACTATGCAGGGTTGGAGCGAATCAACTTTTGGTGTGAAAAATTTTGATGCATTACCGTCCGCCGCAAAAAACTATATCAAACGGATAGAAGAATTAACTGATACCCCTATTGATATTATTTCAACAGGTCCGGATCGTAGTGAAACCATGATTCTACGTGATCCTTATCAAGCGTAA
- the purT gene encoding formate-dependent phosphoribosylglycinamide formyltransferase yields the protein MAKLGTPLSPTSTKVMLCGAGELAKEVVIELQRFGCEVIAVDRYANAPAMQVAHRYHIINMLDGNELRKIIEQEKPDFIVPEIEAIATQTLVELEQEGFTVIPTAKAVELTMNREGIRRLAAEQLNLPTSPYRFASTEKEFKDAVKEIGYPCLVKPVMSSSGKGQTLLRSEADLQLAWKYAQEGGRAGGGKVIIEGFIDFDYEITLLTVRHINGVSYCEPIGHRQEKGDYRESWQPQQMSCNALEQAKDIATKITQALGGHGLFGVELFVKGDKVWFSEVSPRPHDTGMVTLISQNLSEFALHARAILGLPIPLIEQYHASASVVIMVEGESKQVSFTNLDNALSQPNTDLRLFGKPQVEGCRRMGVALASAVTVEEAINKADAIVKQLKITL from the coding sequence ATGGCTAAATTAGGGACGCCGTTATCACCCACTTCAACCAAAGTTATGCTGTGTGGCGCAGGTGAATTGGCTAAAGAAGTGGTGATAGAACTACAAAGGTTTGGTTGTGAAGTTATTGCTGTTGATCGCTATGCGAATGCGCCAGCAATGCAAGTTGCTCATCGTTATCATATTATTAATATGCTAGATGGTAATGAACTGAGAAAAATTATTGAACAGGAAAAACCCGATTTTATTGTTCCAGAAATCGAAGCCATTGCAACGCAAACTTTAGTTGAATTAGAGCAAGAAGGATTTACCGTTATTCCCACTGCAAAAGCAGTCGAGTTAACCATGAATAGAGAAGGAATTCGTCGCCTTGCTGCTGAACAACTAAATCTACCTACTTCACCTTATCGGTTTGCTTCAACCGAAAAAGAATTTAAAGATGCGGTAAAAGAGATTGGTTACCCCTGCTTAGTTAAACCAGTGATGAGCTCTTCCGGTAAAGGGCAAACATTATTACGTAGTGAAGCTGATCTACAATTAGCTTGGAAATATGCACAAGAAGGTGGTCGAGCTGGTGGCGGTAAAGTCATTATAGAAGGTTTTATCGACTTTGATTACGAAATTACCTTATTAACCGTTAGGCATATCAATGGTGTCTCTTATTGTGAACCGATTGGGCATCGTCAGGAAAAAGGCGATTATCGTGAATCTTGGCAGCCTCAACAAATGTCTTGTAACGCTTTAGAGCAAGCAAAAGATATTGCAACTAAAATAACACAAGCATTAGGCGGGCACGGTTTATTTGGTGTCGAACTGTTTGTTAAAGGTGATAAAGTTTGGTTTAGTGAAGTATCGCCTCGTCCTCATGATACCGGAATGGTAACCTTAATTTCGCAAAATTTATCTGAATTTGCCTTACATGCCAGAGCTATATTAGGCTTACCTATTCCACTTATTGAACAATATCATGCTAGTGCATCGGTGGTGATAATGGTTGAAGGTGAATCAAAACAGGTATCGTTCACAAATTTAGATAACGCATTAAGTCAACCAAATACTGATTTACGTTTATTTGGCAAGCCACAAGTTGAAGGTTGCCGAAGAATGGGGGTTGCACTTGCAAGCGCTGTAACAGTGGAAGAAGCAATAAATAAAGCCGATGCTATTGTAAAACAGTTAAAAATAACCCTATAG
- a CDS encoding pseudouridine synthase, which produces MNSLIAFNKPFNVITQFSFHEKYQTLKNFIPLPQFYPAGRLDTDSEGLLLLTNDGKLQAKISSPKFKLPKTYWVQVEGEINQNAIEALKRGVQLKEFHTAPAIVSALAEPTQLWPRVPPIRERKTIPTSWVSITITEGKNRQVRRMCAAVGFPCLRLVRVQIGKYNLFTHQLSQGEWRSISLNDL; this is translated from the coding sequence ATGAATTCACTAATCGCCTTTAATAAACCATTTAATGTTATTACACAGTTTTCGTTTCATGAAAAATATCAAACATTAAAAAATTTTATACCATTACCACAATTTTACCCTGCTGGTCGACTTGATACTGACAGTGAAGGATTACTATTACTCACCAATGACGGTAAATTACAAGCTAAAATAAGTTCCCCGAAATTCAAATTACCTAAAACATATTGGGTACAAGTAGAAGGTGAGATTAACCAAAATGCGATTGAAGCATTAAAGCGGGGTGTTCAATTAAAAGAGTTTCATACCGCACCAGCAATTGTTTCCGCGCTGGCTGAGCCGACACAATTATGGCCAAGGGTGCCGCCGATTAGAGAACGCAAAACGATACCGACCTCATGGGTAAGTATCACAATAACCGAAGGCAAAAATCGACAAGTTCGCCGAATGTGTGCCGCTGTCGGTTTCCCTTGTTTAAGGCTCGTGCGTGTACAAATTGGCAAATATAATCTCTTTACTCATCAATTGTCACAAGGTGAGTGGCGTTCAATCAGTCTCAATGATCTTTAA
- the ftsE gene encoding cell division ATP-binding protein FtsE produces MIQFQRVSKVYSGGKPALQNINFTLYSGEMAFLTGHSGAGKSTLMRLICGLEKANDGKVLLNGIDVSSLKKQDVPFLRRTIGMIFQDHQLLMDHTVYDNVAIPLIILGKPAEEIKRRVSAALDKVGLLDKMKFYPIQLSGGEQQRVGIARAIVNRPNVLLADEPTGNLDDKLSKDILTLFEEFNQAGVTVLMATHNMSLIRRKHHRILNLNQGRLEVKS; encoded by the coding sequence ATGATCCAATTTCAGCGAGTAAGTAAAGTTTATTCCGGTGGCAAACCCGCACTACAAAATATAAATTTTACTTTATATTCTGGTGAAATGGCATTTTTAACCGGACATTCTGGCGCCGGTAAAAGCACTTTAATGCGATTAATTTGCGGTTTAGAAAAAGCAAATGACGGTAAAGTGCTCCTTAATGGTATTGATGTCTCTAGTTTAAAAAAACAAGATGTACCATTTTTACGCCGAACAATTGGCATGATCTTTCAAGATCACCAATTGCTGATGGATCATACTGTTTACGATAATGTGGCTATTCCATTAATTATTCTTGGTAAACCAGCTGAGGAGATCAAAAGACGAGTTTCCGCCGCTCTCGATAAAGTCGGATTGTTAGATAAAATGAAATTTTATCCTATACAACTATCCGGCGGAGAACAACAACGGGTCGGGATTGCTCGTGCGATTGTTAATCGCCCAAATGTCTTACTTGCCGATGAACCGACTGGTAATTTGGATGATAAATTATCAAAAGATATTTTGACATTGTTTGAAGAATTTAATCAAGCTGGCGTCACAGTGCTAATGGCAACACATAATATGTCACTTATTCGCCGTAAACATCATCGCATATTAAATTTGAATCAAGGACGTTTAGAGGTTAAAAGTTGA
- the ftsX gene encoding permease-like cell division protein FtsX, which yields MMINAKVKPAKPKAKNENSFFARWKRQIAYAWKNVFNDFRQHIFASLLTIFVIAISIALPTIGYILWKNANQAAQQWNPTPNLTVYINKSLTPEKTTDLLDKLKTYTEFESVNYLSAEQAREEFKKWSGFDSALDLLDENPLPAVAILLPQKEAKQTTKLHQLQAEISKIEGVDDVQLDDSWFTRLIALTDMVKSIVWTVAILMVIAVSLVIGNSIRLNIFARRQTIVVMQLIGATEGFILRPFLYSGIFIGLISAILALILSKIFILQIDSIILHVADVFGTIVTINGLSWDESILIVLFSMIIGWLSALIATKKYLKVMHIA from the coding sequence TTGATGATTAATGCAAAAGTCAAACCTGCTAAACCAAAAGCAAAAAATGAAAATAGCTTTTTCGCACGTTGGAAAAGGCAAATTGCCTATGCCTGGAAAAATGTATTTAATGATTTCAGACAACATATTTTTGCCTCGTTGCTCACTATTTTTGTGATCGCAATTTCAATTGCATTACCGACAATTGGATATATATTGTGGAAAAATGCAAATCAAGCGGCACAGCAATGGAACCCAACGCCTAATTTAACTGTCTATATCAATAAATCATTAACACCGGAAAAAACGACTGATTTACTCGATAAACTCAAAACTTATACCGAGTTTGAAAGTGTCAACTATCTGTCAGCGGAGCAGGCACGTGAAGAGTTTAAAAAATGGTCTGGATTTGACAGTGCTTTAGATTTATTAGATGAGAACCCATTACCGGCAGTAGCCATTTTACTGCCGCAAAAAGAAGCCAAACAGACAACTAAACTTCATCAATTACAGGCGGAAATATCGAAAATTGAAGGTGTTGATGATGTACAACTCGATGATAGCTGGTTTACCAGACTTATCGCATTGACAGATATGGTAAAATCCATAGTATGGACAGTAGCAATCTTAATGGTTATTGCCGTTTCTTTAGTTATCGGCAATAGCATTCGATTAAATATTTTTGCCCGTAGGCAAACTATTGTTGTTATGCAATTAATTGGCGCAACAGAAGGATTTATTTTAAGACCATTTTTATATAGTGGCATCTTTATTGGTCTAATAAGTGCTATTTTAGCTTTAATTTTATCGAAAATATTTATACTTCAAATAGATTCAATCATATTGCATGTTGCAGATGTATTTGGAACAATAGTGACAATAAATGGACTTTCATGGGATGAAAGTATATTGATTGTTTTATTTTCGATGATAATTGGTTGGCTATCAGCTTTAATTGCGACTAAAAAATATTTAAAAGTGATGCATATTGCTTAA
- the rpoH gene encoding RNA polymerase sigma factor RpoH — MSTDLKMQVGALIPQGNIESYLRMINTYPMLTAEEEKSLGERLYYHDDVDAARQLILSHLRFVAHIARGYSGYGLPQADLIQEGNIGLMKAVRRFNPEMGVRLVSFAVHWIKAEIHEYVLKNWRIVKVATTKAQRKLFFNLRKNKQRLGWFNNAEVDMVADELGVSRKDVLEMESRMSAQDMSFDIDSDDDDNSIVAPALYLEDVNSDFSKSIENDNWENDATDKLHDALSQLDERSQDIIKARWLDSDDSKSTLQVLADKYSVSAERIRQLEKNAMKKLRVAIEA, encoded by the coding sequence ATGAGTACTGATTTAAAAATGCAAGTAGGTGCTTTAATCCCACAAGGAAATATTGAATCATATCTTCGCATGATTAACACCTATCCGATGCTAACCGCAGAAGAAGAAAAATCATTAGGTGAAAGACTTTATTATCATGACGATGTGGACGCAGCAAGACAATTAATTTTGTCACACTTACGTTTTGTTGCGCATATAGCCCGTGGTTATTCCGGTTATGGATTACCGCAAGCAGATTTAATACAAGAAGGTAATATTGGATTAATGAAAGCTGTTCGTCGTTTCAATCCTGAAATGGGCGTTCGCTTAGTTTCATTTGCGGTACACTGGATAAAAGCTGAAATTCATGAATACGTATTAAAAAATTGGCGTATTGTTAAAGTAGCAACAACTAAAGCACAACGAAAATTATTCTTCAACCTAAGAAAAAACAAACAACGTTTAGGTTGGTTTAATAATGCTGAAGTTGATATGGTTGCTGATGAATTAGGTGTTAGTCGTAAAGACGTACTTGAAATGGAATCTCGCATGTCAGCGCAAGATATGTCATTTGATATTGATAGTGATGACGATGATAATTCAATTGTAGCTCCGGCGCTTTATTTAGAAGATGTTAATTCTGATTTTTCTAAATCAATTGAAAATGATAATTGGGAAAATGACGCAACGGATAAATTACATGATGCATTATCACAATTGGATGAACGTAGCCAAGATATCATCAAAGCACGTTGGTTAGATTCTGATGATAGCAAATCAACATTGCAAGTTTTGGCTGATAAATATAGTGTTTCGGCTGAACGTATACGTCAACTTGAAAAAAACGCAATGAAAAAACTACGTGTAGCCATTGAAGCATAA
- a CDS encoding helix-turn-helix transcriptional regulator codes for MAIIINLDVMLAKRKIKSKDLAAAIGITEQNLSLLKQGKVKGFRLATLEAICKHLDCQPGDILEYTDKE; via the coding sequence GTGGCAATTATTATAAATTTAGATGTAATGCTGGCTAAACGCAAAATTAAATCCAAAGACTTAGCAGCCGCAATCGGCATTACTGAACAAAATTTATCATTACTAAAGCAAGGTAAAGTAAAAGGATTCAGACTGGCAACCCTCGAGGCAATCTGTAAACACTTAGATTGCCAACCGGGCGATATACTGGAATATACTGATAAAGAGTAA
- a CDS encoding aspartate/glutamate racemase family protein gives MKTIGLIGGMSWESTVTYYQVINQMVGKSLGGLHSAKTLLYSVDFQEIEHCQSNGEWDKSALILIDAAKRLALAGADFIVICTNTMHKVADQIQAAIDIPILHIADVTAQHLIKGNIQTVALLGTKYTMEQDFYKSKLTNKGLKVLIPDEQDRIIINQIIYDELCHGIIKPSAKQAYLDIIDKLVKQGAQGVILGCTEIGLLIQQTDCLTPLFDTALLHAEEAALLAIS, from the coding sequence ATGAAAACAATAGGTTTAATCGGCGGGATGAGCTGGGAAAGCACAGTGACTTATTATCAAGTGATCAATCAAATGGTAGGAAAATCATTAGGAGGATTACATTCAGCCAAGACGCTTTTATATAGTGTCGACTTTCAAGAAATTGAACATTGTCAATCCAATGGTGAGTGGGATAAAAGTGCGCTTATTTTAATTGATGCCGCCAAAAGACTAGCATTAGCTGGGGCAGATTTTATCGTGATTTGTACCAATACGATGCATAAAGTCGCAGATCAGATTCAAGCTGCCATTGATATTCCCATTCTCCATATTGCTGATGTTACGGCACAGCACTTAATCAAAGGCAATATTCAAACGGTTGCTTTGCTAGGAACAAAATATACGATGGAACAAGACTTTTATAAATCAAAACTGACTAATAAAGGTTTAAAAGTACTGATTCCCGATGAGCAAGATAGAATAATCATCAATCAAATTATTTATGATGAGCTTTGCCATGGCATAATTAAGCCAAGCGCTAAACAAGCTTATCTTGATATTATTGATAAACTTGTAAAGCAAGGCGCACAAGGCGTTATACTGGGTTGTACTGAAATTGGCTTGTTAATCCAACAGACAGATTGCCTGACGCCATTGTTTGATACCGCTTTATTGCATGCAGAAGAAGCCGCCTTACTTGCAATAAGTTAA
- the cobB gene encoding Sir2 family NAD+-dependent deacetylase, translating into MMKTPKIVILTGAGISAESGLSTFRAQNGLWEGYDVNDVATYEGYSRDPIAVHSFYNMLRKKLQSPEVKPNLAHFALAELEHKLGSENVLVVTQNVDNLHERAGSKNIIHMHGELLKVRNEQTGQIIDCHQDVEYVKNKLIRPHIVWFGEIPLEMNKIYHALSQADYFISIGTSGNVYPAAGFVEVANQSGAKTVELNLEPSLGESLFQTKIYGPASKIVTKFVETLSAIDN; encoded by the coding sequence ATGATGAAAACACCTAAAATTGTGATTTTAACCGGTGCGGGTATTTCTGCTGAATCCGGGTTATCGACATTCCGAGCACAAAATGGATTGTGGGAAGGGTATGATGTTAACGATGTTGCAACCTACGAGGGTTATAGTCGCGATCCCATTGCGGTTCATAGCTTCTATAATATGCTAAGAAAAAAATTACAAAGCCCTGAGGTAAAACCAAACTTAGCGCATTTTGCTTTAGCTGAGCTGGAACATAAGCTTGGCAGTGAAAATGTGTTAGTTGTGACACAAAATGTTGATAACCTTCATGAGCGGGCGGGTTCTAAAAATATTATCCACATGCATGGTGAATTATTGAAAGTTCGCAATGAACAAACCGGACAAATCATTGATTGTCATCAGGATGTGGAATATGTAAAAAATAAGCTTATTCGCCCACACATAGTATGGTTTGGTGAAATCCCATTAGAGATGAATAAAATTTATCATGCGCTTTCACAAGCTGACTATTTTATTTCGATTGGTACATCGGGCAATGTCTACCCGGCAGCGGGTTTTGTAGAGGTTGCTAATCAATCGGGGGCAAAAACTGTTGAGCTCAATTTAGAGCCGAGTTTGGGTGAAAGTTTATTTCAAACCAAAATTTACGGCCCAGCAAGTAAAATTGTGACTAAATTTGTAGAAACATTAAGCGCAATCGATAATTAA
- the mtgA gene encoding monofunctional biosynthetic peptidoglycan transglycosylase codes for MLKKLLRITIKVTLGFMLLSFFLVLVMRWVDPFGSMIMVERKLANWNVQQEHEWKDWDEISDNIKIAVIAAEDQKFSSHWGFDFSAIVHAVKHNLKNNKKRGGSTITQQVAKNVFLWSARSFVRKGVESWITLCIELSWSKKRTLEIYLNSIEWGEGIFGIEAASRHYFGVSAKQLTKEQASLLAAILPNPRKWSPVKPNILTQKKAKWILGQMENLDTKTYLKKLN; via the coding sequence ATACTAAAAAAACTATTACGCATCACGATAAAAGTCACCCTTGGATTTATGCTGTTATCTTTCTTTCTTGTATTAGTCATGCGTTGGGTCGATCCATTTGGCTCAATGATTATGGTCGAAAGAAAATTAGCTAATTGGAATGTTCAGCAAGAACATGAATGGAAAGATTGGGATGAAATTTCCGATAATATAAAAATTGCGGTTATTGCCGCCGAGGATCAAAAATTTTCTTCTCATTGGGGATTTGATTTTAGTGCCATAGTTCATGCAGTTAAACATAATTTAAAGAATAATAAAAAGCGTGGCGGTAGTACCATTACCCAGCAAGTGGCTAAGAATGTATTTTTGTGGTCTGCACGTAGCTTCGTGCGTAAAGGCGTTGAGTCTTGGATTACGCTTTGTATTGAGCTAAGTTGGTCAAAAAAACGCACCCTTGAAATCTATTTAAATAGTATCGAATGGGGAGAAGGTATTTTTGGTATTGAGGCAGCCTCCCGCCACTACTTTGGTGTCAGTGCAAAGCAATTAACCAAAGAGCAAGCTAGTTTACTGGCTGCAATTTTACCTAATCCTAGAAAATGGAGTCCAGTTAAGCCTAATATCCTTACACAAAAAAAAGCAAAATGGATCCTAGGCCAAATGGAAAATTTAGATACAAAAACATATTTGAAGAAACTTAATTAA
- the mobB gene encoding molybdopterin-guanine dinucleotide biosynthesis protein B, with translation MNNRKIVAIAGYSGSGKTTLLKKIIALLVKQGIKVGSLKHAHHDIEVDIAGKDSYELRKAGALQTIVACDNRYAFIEETPNEPASLSNLIERFDNVDVILVEGFKDEKIPKIVCHRQANNKPFYIDEFTIAVASDQPLKMALPLLDINQPEQIVQFLKKYLFNS, from the coding sequence ATGAACAATCGAAAAATAGTGGCGATCGCAGGCTACAGCGGTAGTGGTAAAACCACGTTATTAAAAAAGATTATCGCGTTATTAGTTAAACAAGGGATAAAAGTTGGTAGCTTAAAACATGCCCACCACGATATCGAAGTGGATATTGCTGGTAAAGATAGTTATGAGTTACGAAAAGCAGGCGCTTTGCAAACGATTGTTGCTTGCGATAATCGATACGCTTTTATTGAAGAAACCCCTAATGAGCCAGCCAGCTTATCCAATCTCATTGAGCGTTTTGATAACGTTGATGTGATTTTGGTTGAAGGGTTTAAAGATGAAAAAATCCCGAAGATTGTCTGTCATAGGCAAGCAAACAATAAACCTTTTTATATCGATGAGTTTACTATCGCTGTTGCCAGTGATCAGCCTTTAAAAATGGCTTTGCCACTATTAGATATCAATCAGCCCGAGCAAATTGTCCAATTTTTAAAAAAATATTTATTTAATTCTTAA
- a CDS encoding low specificity L-threonine aldolase, protein MYDFLNDYNQTVHPRLLQRFLDITNQKLSGYGLDACSYQARETIQKKLKSPNADIHFMPGGTLTNLTVISHLLRPYQAVIATQTGHINVHETGAIEATGHKVLTVKSSNGKLTPELIKPILAQHSDEHMVQPKLVYISNSTELGTIYTKQELKELYQFCQKNHLYLYLDGARLAMALAAKENDITFPDLAKYTDVFYIGGTKVGAFAGEAVVFNNLTINQDFRFSMKQKGAILAKSWVVAVQLDTLMTDNLYLELGKHGNQMAEKLVNLFEEAGFTFMAKPQTNQLFVNFPNAIAKKIVNHYAVDNLGQTDSDHIGLRFCTSWATQDNEIEAFAKQIKKWL, encoded by the coding sequence ATGTATGATTTTTTGAATGATTATAACCAAACTGTGCACCCACGTTTACTGCAACGTTTTCTTGATATTACCAACCAAAAATTAAGCGGTTATGGTTTAGATGCTTGTAGTTATCAAGCGAGAGAGACCATTCAAAAAAAACTCAAATCACCTAATGCTGATATTCATTTTATGCCGGGTGGAACGCTGACCAATTTAACGGTTATCTCTCATCTATTACGGCCTTATCAAGCGGTAATTGCAACCCAAACCGGCCATATTAATGTTCACGAAACAGGCGCCATTGAGGCGACCGGACACAAAGTATTAACGGTCAAAAGTTCGAATGGCAAATTGACCCCAGAACTCATTAAACCGATATTAGCGCAGCACAGTGATGAACATATGGTGCAACCAAAGTTAGTCTATATCTCTAATTCAACAGAGTTAGGTACAATATACACTAAGCAAGAGCTCAAAGAGCTTTATCAATTTTGTCAAAAAAATCATCTATATCTCTATTTAGACGGCGCACGATTAGCCATGGCATTAGCCGCTAAAGAAAACGATATCACTTTTCCCGATTTAGCCAAATACACTGACGTATTTTATATCGGCGGTACCAAAGTCGGTGCTTTTGCCGGTGAAGCGGTGGTATTTAATAATTTAACCATTAATCAAGATTTCCGTTTTAGCATGAAACAAAAAGGCGCAATTTTAGCTAAAAGTTGGGTTGTTGCCGTACAACTCGATACATTAATGACTGATAATCTCTATCTTGAGCTTGGCAAACATGGTAACCAAATGGCTGAAAAATTAGTCAATCTATTTGAAGAGGCCGGATTCACCTTTATGGCAAAACCACAAACCAATCAACTTTTTGTCAATTTTCCTAACGCAATAGCCAAAAAAATTGTTAACCATTATGCGGTCGATAATTTAGGCCAGACAGATAGCGATCATATCGGCTTACGTTTTTGTACATCATGGGCAACGCAAGACAACGAGATCGAAGCATTTGCTAAACAGATTAAAAAATGGCTGTAA